The Methylocystis sp. ATCC 49242 region ATTGGCGTAGGTCTTGCCGTGCTGAACGTATGGCCCGAAACGGCCGATATTGACGACAATTGGCTCGCCGGTGGTCGGATGTCTGGCGACCTCGCGCGGCAGCGAGAGCAGGCCGATCGCCTGCTGAAGCGTGAGGTCGTCCGGCTTGATGGTCTTGGGCACGGAGGCCCGCTTGGGCTTTTCGGCCCCTTCCTCCTGCTCGCCCTCCTGCACATAGGCGCCGAAGCGGCCGTCGCGCAGCGTGACTTCGGCGCCGGTCTCCGGATTGACGCCCAGAACCTTTACGCCCGGACGCGCGCTTTCCGCCGCGTCGCCCGTGGGCGGCGACAAAGTGCGCGTGTAGCGGCATTCGGGATAGTTCGAGCAGCCGATGAAGGCGCCGAACTTGCCGACCTTCAGAGAGAGCTGGCCACTGTTGCAGGCGGGGCAGAGGCGGGGATCGGAGCCGTCTTCCTTCGCCGGAAAGATATGCGGCCCCAAAAGATCGTTGAGACTGTCGAGCACCTGCGTCGTGCGCAGATCCTTCGTCTCGTTCACCGCCGCGGAAAAATCCTGCCAGAAGTCGCGCAGGACCTGCTTCCAGTCGATCTCGTTGTTGGAGACGAGGTCGAGCTTCTCTTCGAGCGAGGCCGTGAAGTCGAACTCCACATACCGCGAAAAGAAGCTTTCGAGAAAGGCGACGACGAGGCGGCCCTTGTCCTCCGGCATGAGGCGCTTCTTGTCGAGCCGCACATAATCGCGGTCGCGCAGCGTCGCCAGCGTCGAGGCGTAGGTCGAAGGCCGGCCAATGCCAAGCTCCTCCATACGCTTTACCAGCGTCGCCTCGGTGAAGCGCGGCGGCGGCTCGGTGAAATGCTGGGTGGCGTCGATCTTTTCGCGCGCGCAGGGCTCGCCCTGCGCCATCGCGGGCAGGCGGCCGCCATCCTCGTCCTGATCGTCGTCGCGGCCTTCCTGATAAAGTTCGAGGAAGCCGGGAAAGCGCACAACCTGACCCGTGGCGCGCAGCTCCAGCATTCTGGCGCCCGCCCTGGCGTCGATGTCGACGGTGGTGCGCTCCAGCTCGGCGGACTCCATCTGGCTCGCGATGGTGCGGGTCCAGATCAGCTCGTAGAGCCTGGCCTGATCCGGCTCGAGATATCTCGCGATCTGCTTCGGCAGGCGGGCGGCGTCCGTCGGGCGGATCGCCTCATGCGCTTCCTGCGCGTTTTTCGCTTTCGCCGTGTATTTGCGCGGCGCGCCCGGCACGAAGCGGTCGCCATATTCCTTGGCGATCACACGGCGGACGCTGGCGACAGCCTCGGGCGCCATGTCGACGCCGTCGGTTCGCATATAAGTAATGAGGCCCGCCGTTTCGCCGCCGATGTCGACGCCCTCGTAAAGCCGCTGCGCGATCCGCATGGTGATGGCCGGCGCGAAGCCGAGCTTGCGGGACGCTTCCTGTTGCAGCGTCGAAGTGGTGAAGGGCGCGTAGGGATGGCGCTTCACCGGCTTGGCTTCCACCGAGCGCACCGTGAAGGTCGCGGCGTCGAGCGACTTCTTGAAATCCTCGGCCTCTTGGCCGGCGCCGATGTCGAGGCGCGAGATTTTCTTGCCGTCCGCGCCGACGAGGCGCGCGGTGAAGGGTTCGCCCGCCTTGGTCTTCAGATGCGCGACGAGCGACCAGTATTCGCGCGGGACGAATTTCTCGATTTCCAGCTCGCGGTCGCAGACGAGGCGCAGCGCCACCGACTGCACGCGGCCGGCCGAACGCGCGCCGGGGAGCTTTCGCCAAAGCACCGGCGACAGGGTGAAGCCCACGAGATAATCGAGCGCGCGGCGGGCGAGATAGGCGTCGACCAGCGCCTGGTCGATCTCTCGCGGATGAGCCATCGCCTCCTTGATCGCGTCCTTGGTGACGGCGTTGAAGACGACGCGCTCGATCTTCTTGTCCTTCAGGACGCGCTTCTTGTTGAGGATGTCGAGCAGATGCCACGAGATGGCCTCGCCCTCGCGATCCGGGTCGGTCGCCAGAATGACCTTGTCGGCGCCCTTTACGGCGTCGGCGATCGCCGAGACGCGCTTGGCGCCTTTGGCGTCCATTTCCCAGATCATCGCGAAATCGGCGTCGGGATCGACCGATCCGTCCTTGGGAGGCAGGTCGCGAACATGGCCGTAGCAGGCGATCACATTGAAATCGCGGCCCAAATACTTGTTGATGGTTTGCGCTTTGGCCGCCGACTCAACGATAACGACATTCATTCGATTGTCCCGATCTGGCGGTCCCGCCCTGGAGCGCCGGGGCGGGAACATGGTCAAAATGGGCCGCGCCTGTCAAATATGAAGGCGGGGGAGGGGGAGGGAGCGCATCCGATGACCAGCGAAACCGGGGACCGGCCAACCGTGGCCATGGCCCGAGAAATCGCGCCGCGGAGCCGGCGTTCCGTATATCCGGAACCCTTCGCCGCGCTGATGGACCGACGCGAGAAGCGCGCGCTCGGCGATTTCTTCGGCCTGACCAATTTCGGCGTGAACCTCACCACGATCGCCCCCGGCGGACAATCAGCGCTGCTGCACCGCCACAGCCGGCAGGATGAGTTCGTTTACATCCTCGAGGGCGCGCCGACGCTCGTGCTGGAGGACCGGGAGATCGCGCTGCAGGCGGGCATGTGCGCGGGTTTTCCGGCGCGGGGCGCCGCTCATTGCCTCGTGAACCGCACCGACGCGACCGTGGTTTATCTCGAAATCGGCGACCGCGCCGCCGGCGACGAGGCGAGCTATCCGAATGACGACCTGAAGGCTGCGATGGGCGAAGACGGCCGCTGGATTTTTACCCACAGGGATGGTCGTCCCTATGAATAGTGCAACGCACATACTTGCCGGCGCCAGCGGCCTCCTGTAAGAGCGGGCTCAGGCGAAGCGCGTCGCGCCTTTCGCACGGATGGCCTCGTGGCGGAGTGGCTACGCAGAGGACTGCAAATCCTTGTACGGGGGTTCGATTCCCTCCGAGGCCTCCAGACGCTGCGACGCATCACGGTCCGGAACGAGAAATCTCCCGGCGGACCCCCGCTAAAATGTTGAGTTGGCGCCCGTCGCCGCAATCAAGAAACTATTCCTAGCCCATCGAGAGGGAAAAATGCTGCACGCTCTCATTGCCGACGCACAGGCCCGGTTGGACGAAGCCCGCCGCGAACTGCGTCTCGCCGCCATCAATTTCGACGTCTCCGACGAAGAGCTCCTCGAAATGCGCGCCAGGGCCCGCAAGGTCTACGAGGAGCTCGCCGCCCTCGACCGAAAGTTCCTCAGGAAGGGCCTGTTCGGCTTCCTGAAATTCTGGTGATCGGCTTCGCGGCGAAAACCGCATCTTGCTTCCGGCGCTTGCGCGCCCACCATAAGTCGTAAAGGGCGCCATCGCGCGCCGCCTGCGACGAGGAAGAAAGATGATCAGCCCCGATACGCCTCCTGGCGCCGAGGTCGTCTGTGTGGACGCCAGCGCCGGACCTTACGGCGACGGCGGCCTGCGGCGCGGGGCGGTCTACACGGTGGATCGCATCGCCCGCGGCATAGACGGCGGCCATGTCGTGCTGCTCGTCGAGATTCCCCCCTGGCAGACCTACTCGCCCCCCTGGGGCGTCGTGGGAATCGGCTTCGAGCTGAAGCGTTTCCGTTATCTCGATATTCCTCGATCACTGACCGAATTGCTCGAGACGGCGCCGCAGGAGGTCGAAGACACGGCGTGACCAACGGCTCACGGCGCTGGCGGTTCCGCCGTCGGCGCCGGCTCGTCGCGCGGCAGGAGCGGCGCGGCGGCGCCGGAGCGGCGGATGAAGGCCTGAGGGTCGGGCGTCAGCGAAAGTTCGTCCCAGCCGCCCGCAAGCTCGAAGGCGATGTGCAGGCCCTTGTCGCGTGGCTTGCCCGCGCTGTCCGCCTCGCCGGCGACGGCCTTGATCGACAGGCTGCGTTCCGAAAAATTGGCGGCGCCGGTGAAGGCGAGCGCGAAGCCGGGCCCGCGCGCGAGACCGTCCTCGATAACGCCGACGCCTTTCTCGAAGGCGATCGTCGCGCTGGCCTTCTCCAGCGGCGAGGCGCCCGAGCGAATGTCCTGCGCGCTGGCGAGCGGCCGTTTTTCGAGGCGGCGCAGCGCGCGTTCGAAATCGACGCCGGCGATCTCTCCTTCCGAGAGGCCCAGCGTCGCGCGCCCGCTCAGGCTGCGCATCAGCGTCGCCATATTTTCCCCTGCGGCGTCGATCGCTACGGTCGAATCGAGCGCGCCGCCGATCGCCTGCTTGCCGAAAGCATCCCAGAGCAGCGCGCCGGCGTCGACGCCATTGGTTTGCGCTGAGGCATGGACGGAAAGCCCGCCGTCAGCCGGCCGAAAAGCGGCCCGCGCCTTGATTTTCCCGCGATAAGCCTGCGCTTGCGTCAGGGCGAGATCGAGCGCGCCGTCGCGGAGCGTGAGGTCGAGCGCCGCGTCGTCGATGGTGAGACGACCGAGCCGGGCGTGAGCCGCGTCGATATGCATGTCGACATCCGCGCCCGAGAGGTCGGGCGGATCGAAGGCCTCGCGGCTCCATTGTCCGTCCGGCGCAAGGAGCGCCGGGGCGTCGGACAGCATGGGCTTGAGCGACACGAAATCGCTTTTCAGCGCGCCTGTGAGGTGGAGGCGTTCATCGTCCCGGCGCAGACCCAGCGCGCCGGCAAATTCATTGCCGTCGATGAAGAGACGCAACTCTTTGAGCTGGGCCTCGCGCGGGCCGAGATAGGCCTGCGCGGAAAATTGCGCGTCGCCGAAGGGGCCGGGCAGGGGCGCGGAGAGGCCGAAGACCCCGAGCGCTTGCCGCACCGAGGGCGACGACCCGGCGACATGCCCGTAGAATCGCGCGTTGAGGCCCGTCTGCGCGACGCCCTGCGCCTCCAGTCGCACGCTCTCGCCGTCGAGCCGGGCAGTCGCCACCGATTGCTCGCCGCGCAAAAGCATGGCGGGGCGCGCGACCCACAGCACGGTCTGGAGCCGCTCGCCCCGCCAATCGAAACTCGCGGTGAAGGTCGCCGCCTCGCCGATCCTGCGCCAGTCCAGCGACGCGTCGATCCTGTCGGCCGCATAGTCCTGTCCGAGACGCCGGACGCGCAGGGAGCCGTCGACGATGGCGATGACGCCGAGCCGCACATTGTCGGCTTTCTGCGCTTCCGGCGTCGCCGGCCGCGTGGCCGCCGCGCGCGCCGCGGCGCCGGGCGCGTCGATCGGCTTCTGGTCCAGATCGAGTCTCGCGCGGGGTCTGACAAGGGCGAGCGAATCTACCTCGAGGCGTCCGGCGAAAAGCGGAAACAGTTTGAGGACGCCATGCAGCTGGTCGGCCTCGATGATCAGCGCGCCATTACGGTCGGCGAAGGCGACGCCCTGAATTGAAATGTGCGGGCGCGGGGTCAGCGAGAGCGTCGTGCGGCCGCGCGTGGCGACGTAAAGGCCGGACGAGGTCTGCAACTGGCCGGAGATGGCGTCGAGCAGGGCGGTCGGAGAAAAGAGCCAGGGCGCGAGCGCCGCCGCCGCTGCGACGACGCCGACAAGGATCGCGAGGGCGGCCGCCAGAAACCGCGTCCACCCCGAGCGGAGCGCGCGCGCGAATCTGCCGCGCCTTCTTAATTCAACATTGGTTTGATCGCGTTCCGCCGAGGGCGACAAGCGCTCTTGCTCCTACGCCAACTTTTCTTCGCCTTGTCGCGGCTAAGCGCGGCGAGAAAGTGGCGGAGCGCGTAAATCCTGCTGAACGGGAGCGCCCCGGGACAGCCGCCTGGAGCGCGTTCAGGAAAAGTGTCGGCGGTTTTCCGTTCGAACGCGCGACAAGATATGGAGCGGGACCAAATCCGGCGAATTCGAATTCGCCGGATTTGGTCTAGAGATCAGCGTCCCGGCGATGGCTGTTGCGGCGATGGTCGTTGTTCATCACCGCGAGTCGTCCCACAGGCGTTTTCAGCGCGCGCTCGATCGCGAACAATGCGCTGCGATTCGAGAGCGGCACATCGCGAGTCTCGGCAAGAGCGAGGAAGTCGGACTGCTTGAACGGATAGCGGCTGCCGCGCTTTACCACGCGAATACCCTGCGGCGTCACCACAGTGTCGCCGGGGCGCAGCGTCGAATCGCCGAGGAATGCGCTGGTCACGCCGAGGCTGTCGACGGCGGACTGGCAGGCGCAGCTTCTGGACCTGGCGTCGGCCGGATTGAGGCGGGCGACGAGCTGCGCGTATGTGTCGCCGCCCCTGGCCGCCTTTGCGTCCTCGATCCTGTCGGAGCCGGCCGCCATCACGAAGAGCTGGGGCTGCGCTCCGGGACAGAGCCTTTCGCAGGTCGCCTGCTGGGCCGGAATATCCGACTCACGGTACAGTCTCGCGACAGGGAAGTAATAGCCGTCGCAGCCGCGCACGCAGATCGTGCGGCGGCTCGTGGCCGCTGTCGTCTTTGGCGTCGTGGCGGAGGCTTCCGCGAAAGAGAGGGTCTCGATCCCGGCGGGGCGCCGCAGCGCAGCCGCGTCACGCTCCGTCGTCGACTGTTGATGGCGGCCGACGACGCGCCGGCGCGCCTGGGCGTCGCGCGCGTGATGTCGCCATTTCGCGTGCCGCGCGTGCCGCCGATAGCCGTAATGGCTCCGGCTGGCGCCCGGGCCGCGCAGATAGCCGTTGTAGGGCAGCGTCGGGACATAGGCCGGCGAACCGCCGCCGAAAAGCGCGTCGAATAACCCGTTCGCGGCGAGGCTCTCCGGCGCCTCCAGGCCGAAAACGGCGACGCATAGCAGGGCGAGCGCGGCGCCGAGCGTGATGGCGGTTCTGGCGCGGTCGCTCCTGACGCGGGCGATGGTCGCAGCCTTGGGCAGGGAAGGCGAAGTCATGACGCAAGCTCGCGGTAACAGAAAATTAACTTTCTCTTCTCGAATGAATACAACGCGAGCGTGACAGTTTCAAGCTTATCGCCTCGTCTGCGCTTGAATTAACCCATAAAAATCAGTCAGCGACGGCCGACGCCCGCGACCTCGTCGCGCAGCGCGCGCAATATCTCTTCGACGTAGAAAGGTTTTTCGACGATCGCCCGGTCGAGATGCGCCTCCGGCAGGCCCGCCCTACCGCATCCGGTAGTGAAAACGAAAGGCAGACCACGCGCGGCGATGGCGTCGGCGACGGGGTCGATCTTTTCATGCCCGATGTTGACGTCCAGAAGGGCGAGATCAAATGAGGCGTCGCGGGCAAATCGCAACGCTTCCGCAATGTTGCGCGCCGCGCCCGCGACGACGAGCCCGAATTCGACGAGTGTTTCCTCGAGCGCCAGAGTTATGAAGGGGTCGTCCTCGACAATCAAAATCCGTCGCCCGAGCAAGGGATCGCTCGCGCTTTGCGGGGCATCGCTCGATGTCCCCGCCGGACGGAAATCGGGCGTGTCGGACACTGACATGATGTAATGGTGCGGCGGAATGCCGCGTATGTCCAGTATTTGCGCGCGTCAGTTGTAAAATGAAGCCTTCAGCGACCGCCGGGCGCAGCGCCGTCGCGCCAGCGCGCGAGGCCCCACGCCGCCCAGATAGCGAGGGCGATCCAGGAGATGATCGTCAGGCCGCCGCCCATAGGCGCCGCAAAGGGGAAAAGTTTTCCGCCCAGATAGACCCGCGCCGCGAGATCGGCGGAGAAGAGCGTCACGCCGGCCTGCAAGGCGAGGCCGGCTGCGGCGAGCCAACGCTGCATGGGCGGCTCGCTGCGCGCGAGCGCCGCGAGCGCCAGTCCTGCGCCGGCGTGGATCATGAGGAACTGGCTTGCCGTCGCGAGCAGCGGATTGGCGTCCACATGCGCCGCGGCCGCGGCCAGCGAGACGCCGGCGGCGCCCTGAAGCGCCGCGATCATCGCAATGAGGAGAACCGATCTCACAAGCGCTCCCCGGTCTGTGCGCGGCTCAATAGGCGTTTTCGGCCTTGAGCAGGGCGAAGGGCGTCATCGCCAGAATATAGATGTCGAGCAGGATCGACCAGTTCTCGATATAGTAAAGGTCGCACTCGACGCGTTTCTGGATTTTCTCGGGCGTGTCGGTCTCGCCGCGCCAGCCGTTGATCTGCGCCCAGCCCGTGAGGCCGGGCTTTACGCGATGGCGGGCGAAATAGCCGTCGACGACGTCGTCGTAGAGATGGTCCGCCGCGCGCGCGACGATCGCATGCGGGCGCGGGCCGACAAGCGACAGATTGCCCTTGAAGACGACATTGAAAAGCTGTGGCAGTTCGTCGAGCGACGTCTTGCGGATAATGCGGCCGACGCGCGTCACGCGCGGATCGCCCTTCGTCACCTGCTTCACCGCGTTGTGGTCGAGCTGGTCCACATACATCGAGCGGAATTTGTAAACCTCGATCTTCTCGTTGTTGAAGCCGTAGCGCACCTGCTTGAACAGCACCGGCCCACGTGAATCGAGCTTCACGGCGAGAGCGGTGAGCGCCATCACCGGCGAGAGCAGGATGAGGCAGATCGTTCCGACGATCTTGTCGAAAACGGATTTGACGATGACGTCCCAGTCCGCGATCGGCTTGTCGAAGACGTCGATGACCGGCACGTTGCCAATATAGGAATAGGAGCGTGGCCGAAAACGAAGCTTGTTGGTGTGCGCCGCGAGGCGAATGTCGATCGGAAGCACCCAAAGCTTGCGCAGCATTTGCAGCAGGCGGGTCTCGGCCGAGATCGGCAGAGTGAAGATCACGAGATCGAGCCGCGTGTGGCGCGCGAACTCGACGAGATCGTCGACCGTCCCGAGCTTGGGATAGCCGGCGACGACGTCGGGCGAGCGATTGTCCGTGCGGTCGTCGAAGACGCCGAGGATACGGAGATCGCCGTCATCCTGCGCCGCGAGCTCCCGAAGCACCGGGTCGGCGAGCTCGCCGCCGCCGACGATCACCGTGCGCCGATCGAGTTTGCCCTGTTGCGTGAGCATCCGCACCAGGAAGGCGAGGGCGATGCGCTCGCAAGCGAGAAGCGCAAGGCCGCTCGCATACCAGCCCAGCAGCCAGACGCGCGAGAAGGAGTCGTCGAGCTTGAAGAAGAACACCGCCGCCAGCGTGACGACGAAAACGAGCGACCAGCCCGCGGCGACCTTGAGCCCGTCACGCACAGGCGCGCGGAAAGAGGCGGTCGAGTAAAGGCCGAGGCTCTGCAGGATGATGACTGCGGTCAGCGCCATCAGCGGCATTACGACGTAATAATCGAGCGAGCGGCCCCAGATCGCCGCGACATGCCATTCGTGAATTACGAGACCGCAAACAAGCAGCATCGAAAACTCGAATAGGCGCACGAGGCCGGCGAGCACGATCGGCGAATAGGCCTTGCCCGGCGCCCCGTTGCTCGCGATCTCCGCGAGCTGCGGACTGAGGCTCCGGCTCGCGTCGGAAGCGGAGCCGGCTCCTTGCGGCTTGCGGTCGTCATTTGGCGAAACGCCTTTCATGTCGCCGACGGCGAAAGCGCACATCTTTACTCTCCTGTTCGAAGCTGCGCCGACGTAAGGTAGTTTGTGGAGCTTGTGGCGCGCAGGCTGTCGCGACAGCTGCGCAGCGCGCCGGCGGCCATTCGTCCGGGTGTGCTCGCATGGACGAATTCGGACATGGCGCCGGGCGACGGCGAGGAGGAGCGCCCCATGAGGATAAGAGTCGCGCTTTCTTCGCGGCGCCATACAAGTGTATGGCGTCGCGCGCTGTGGCCGCCTCGCGCCTGTCTACGAATGAGATCGACAACGTGCCGAAGCAGGCCGCTGACCGGGGCGCGCATGACGTCGGCTATGCGCAATCCGTTCGAGCCTCCCTTTGCCGTCCGGCGATCCCTGATGATCGCTTACGGCAAAGGTAACGCTACTTTCTAAAAAATTCTTTCCCGCACAGTGATGGTGTCGCCGGGACGCACCGGCGTGTCGAGCGGCACGCGCCCGGTCACCGGATAACCGTCGATGACGCGGGTGATGTCGGCGCCGCCCTGATAGCCGCGCGGCGAGAAGCCGCCGGCGATGGCGACGGCGGTCCTGACCGTCATGCCGTCCACGAAAGGAAATTGACCGGCGTTTGTGACTTCGCCGAGCACGAAGAAGGGGCGGAAGGCTTCGACCTCGACCGAAACTCGCGGCTCGCGAATGAAACCGTTGCGCAGGCGCGCGGCGATCTCGCGTTCGACGGCCTGAGCGTCGCGGCCCTGCACGGGAACGGAGCCGATGAGCGGCATGGCTATGCGGCCGGAGCCGTCGACGGAATAAGTGTTCGAAAGCGAGTCCTGTCCGAAAACGATGACGCGAAGCCGGTCGCCGGCCGCGAGCGTGTAAGGCTCATGCGCCGTCGCGGCAAACAGCTCGGGCTGATAGTTGCCCGGCGCCGCGCATCCGGAGAGCAGCGCAATCACGATCATGGCTGTCGCCAAAGTGAACGTCTTCGAGGCGGCTCTGTGCGAGGCGACCGTATTCGCCATTTCGGACTCGCTGATTTCTGCTGACTGACCATGAGCCGCGAAGCGACTGAGCTTTTTTTATTGTCTGATGGTTAACAAACACTCACCTGACTTGAACGTAACTGGTTAACCTAGCTTCAACCATGATCGCGTTATGAAAGGTTACTGAATTCGGAGAGGCGATGCGTTCCGGAGTTACGATCGACGCGGAGACAGCGACAAACGAAATCGATTTGTCGCGGATCGGCCGCGTTCTTCTCGAGAAGCGCTGGTGGGTGATCGGCCCGACGCTCGCCGCGCTCGTCGGCGCGCTCATCTTCGTGAATGTCGTCAAGCCGCGTTACAGCGCTGACGCGAGGCTGTTGCTCGAAAACCAGGAAAGCTTCTTGACGCGCGCCGACAAGGGCGAGCGTGCGGAATTGACCGCGCCCGACGCCGAGGCGGTGCAAAGCCAGATCCAGCTGCTCACCTCGCGCGATCTCGCGCGGCGCGTCATCAAGAAGCTCGATTTGCAGGGCAATCCGGAATTCGATCCGCTCGCCAATGGCGTCGGACCGATCACACGCGTTCTCGCGCTACTCGGAATTTCGCGCGATCCGACGCGTATGTCGCCCGAGGACCGCATCCTCGAGAAATTTTCGGAAAAGCTCGCCGTGCTCTCGCCGACGAAGACGCGCGTGCTGTCCGTTGAGTTCTCGTCGCGCAACCCCGACCTTGCCGCGCGCGCCGCCAACGCCGTCGCCGAAACCTATATAGAGATGCAGCAGGAGGCCAAGCGCGAAAACGCTCGCGCCGCGGCGCAGTCTCTGGGCACGCTCGTCGCCGAATTGCATACGCGCGTCGCGCAGGCGGAAACGCGCGTCGAGGAGTTTCGCGCGCAGACCGGGCTCCTGATCGGGGCCAATAATGTCGCCATTCCAACGCAGCAGCTCGGCGAATTGAACCAGCAGCTTTCTGCCGCCCGCGCGGCGCAGGCGGATGCGCAGGCGAAGGCGCGCATCCTGCGCGAAATGCTGCGCAGGAATCGCATCGGGGACATTCCCGACGTGTCCAACAATGAATCGATCCGCCGCATCAATGAGCAACGCGTGGCGTTGCGCGCGCAACTGGCGCTGGAGTCGCGCACGCTTCTCCCGATGCATCCGCGCATAAAGGAACTCACTGCGCAACTCATGGATCTCGACGCGCAGTGGCGCATCGCCGCGGAACGAACGGCGCGCACGCTGGAGAACGACGCCAACATCGCCGCCGCCCGCGTGGAAAATCTGACGCGCGCGCTCGACGAGCAGAAGCGCGTAACAGGCGCCGCGGGCGCCGACGAGGCGAAGCTCCGTGACCTGGAGCGCGCCGCGCGCCTGCTCAAGGATCAGCTCGAGGCCGAGTCGGCGAAATATCAGGAAGCGCTCGCCCGCGAACGCGTGAAGGCGACGCCGGCCGATGCGCGCATCATCCAGCGCGCGCTGGCGCCGCAGCTGCCGTCCTTCCCCAAGAAACTGCCGATCACGATTTTTGCGACCTTGGCCGGACTTATCCTGTCCGCCGGCGTGATCATTTCGGGCGAAATGCTGAGCGGCCGCGCGCGTGTCGCAAAGCAGGCTGCTCCTTCGCCTGAGGCGCCGGAATCGACGCCGGTGGTTGCGGCGCCGATGGAGCGGTCAGCGCCCGCGCTCGTGGAGCCGGCCGCTGAAAGCGTTCTTCCCGCAAGCGCTGAAGTCGACGCCGTCAGTGCGATCGACAAGGCGCGCGCTGCGACGAATTGCGTAAAGGTGCTCGTCACGCCATGCGAAGATGACGGAAAACCTTCGGACACGGTGATCGCGCTGGGCCGCAATCTGTCGCGGCGCGGGCGCACGCTGCTTGCCGTCGCCGATCGCGGCGCCGCCGCTTATGACGCGCTGGTGCATGCGCCGCAGGGCGCGCCGAAAGGCATGGCCGATCTCGTCACGGGAGTCGCGGACTTCGCCGAGGTCATTCATCGCGATGTGGGATCGCGCCTGCATGTCATGCCCGGCGGCGTCCATGAGGGTGAGACGCGCTACGAGCTCGCGCTCGTGGTCGATGCGCTCGCGCATACTTACGATTTCGTC contains the following coding sequences:
- the topA gene encoding type I DNA topoisomerase, with protein sequence MNVVIVESAAKAQTINKYLGRDFNVIACYGHVRDLPPKDGSVDPDADFAMIWEMDAKGAKRVSAIADAVKGADKVILATDPDREGEAISWHLLDILNKKRVLKDKKIERVVFNAVTKDAIKEAMAHPREIDQALVDAYLARRALDYLVGFTLSPVLWRKLPGARSAGRVQSVALRLVCDRELEIEKFVPREYWSLVAHLKTKAGEPFTARLVGADGKKISRLDIGAGQEAEDFKKSLDAATFTVRSVEAKPVKRHPYAPFTTSTLQQEASRKLGFAPAITMRIAQRLYEGVDIGGETAGLITYMRTDGVDMAPEAVASVRRVIAKEYGDRFVPGAPRKYTAKAKNAQEAHEAIRPTDAARLPKQIARYLEPDQARLYELIWTRTIASQMESAELERTTVDIDARAGARMLELRATGQVVRFPGFLELYQEGRDDDQDEDGGRLPAMAQGEPCAREKIDATQHFTEPPPRFTEATLVKRMEELGIGRPSTYASTLATLRDRDYVRLDKKRLMPEDKGRLVVAFLESFFSRYVEFDFTASLEEKLDLVSNNEIDWKQVLRDFWQDFSAAVNETKDLRTTQVLDSLNDLLGPHIFPAKEDGSDPRLCPACNSGQLSLKVGKFGAFIGCSNYPECRYTRTLSPPTGDAAESARPGVKVLGVNPETGAEVTLRDGRFGAYVQEGEQEEGAEKPKRASVPKTIKPDDLTLQQAIGLLSLPREVARHPTTGEPIVVNIGRFGPYVQHGKTYANVGRDDDVLTIGANRAIDLIVQKESGAGGSRFGRASEPGRTLGDHPEGGGVTVKSGRFGPYVNWKKVNATIPKDIDPATLTLEQALEMISAKAAGGGATGGRALGEHPDGGTITVRAGRFGPYVNLGKINATLPKSMSAEDVTLDEAIKLIDAKGGPPKKKAPAKKAPAKAKKVIEDSDETPFADAKPVRKAAPAKKAPAKKAATKKTPTKKAASK
- a CDS encoding cupin domain-containing protein, encoding MTSETGDRPTVAMAREIAPRSRRSVYPEPFAALMDRREKRALGDFFGLTNFGVNLTTIAPGGQSALLHRHSRQDEFVYILEGAPTLVLEDREIALQAGMCAGFPARGAAHCLVNRTDATVVYLEIGDRAAGDEASYPNDDLKAAMGEDGRWIFTHRDGRPYE
- a CDS encoding AsmA family protein, with amino-acid sequence MSPSAERDQTNVELRRRGRFARALRSGWTRFLAAALAILVGVVAAAAALAPWLFSPTALLDAISGQLQTSSGLYVATRGRTTLSLTPRPHISIQGVAFADRNGALIIEADQLHGVLKLFPLFAGRLEVDSLALVRPRARLDLDQKPIDAPGAAARAAATRPATPEAQKADNVRLGVIAIVDGSLRVRRLGQDYAADRIDASLDWRRIGEAATFTASFDWRGERLQTVLWVARPAMLLRGEQSVATARLDGESVRLEAQGVAQTGLNARFYGHVAGSSPSVRQALGVFGLSAPLPGPFGDAQFSAQAYLGPREAQLKELRLFIDGNEFAGALGLRRDDERLHLTGALKSDFVSLKPMLSDAPALLAPDGQWSREAFDPPDLSGADVDMHIDAAHARLGRLTIDDAALDLTLRDGALDLALTQAQAYRGKIKARAAFRPADGGLSVHASAQTNGVDAGALLWDAFGKQAIGGALDSTVAIDAAGENMATLMRSLSGRATLGLSEGEIAGVDFERALRRLEKRPLASAQDIRSGASPLEKASATIAFEKGVGVIEDGLARGPGFALAFTGAANFSERSLSIKAVAGEADSAGKPRDKGLHIAFELAGGWDELSLTPDPQAFIRRSGAAAPLLPRDEPAPTAEPPAP
- a CDS encoding DUF2865 domain-containing protein; amino-acid sequence: MTSPSLPKAATIARVRSDRARTAITLGAALALLCVAVFGLEAPESLAANGLFDALFGGGSPAYVPTLPYNGYLRGPGASRSHYGYRRHARHAKWRHHARDAQARRRVVGRHQQSTTERDAAALRRPAGIETLSFAEASATTPKTTAATSRRTICVRGCDGYYFPVARLYRESDIPAQQATCERLCPGAQPQLFVMAAGSDRIEDAKAARGGDTYAQLVARLNPADARSRSCACQSAVDSLGVTSAFLGDSTLRPGDTVVTPQGIRVVKRGSRYPFKQSDFLALAETRDVPLSNRSALFAIERALKTPVGRLAVMNNDHRRNSHRRDADL
- a CDS encoding response regulator, giving the protein MSVSDTPDFRPAGTSSDAPQSASDPLLGRRILIVEDDPFITLALEETLVEFGLVVAGAARNIAEALRFARDASFDLALLDVNIGHEKIDPVADAIAARGLPFVFTTGCGRAGLPEAHLDRAIVEKPFYVEEILRALRDEVAGVGRR
- a CDS encoding DUF423 domain-containing protein — encoded protein: MRSVLLIAMIAALQGAAGVSLAAAAAHVDANPLLATASQFLMIHAGAGLALAALARSEPPMQRWLAAAGLALQAGVTLFSADLAARVYLGGKLFPFAAPMGGGLTIISWIALAIWAAWGLARWRDGAAPGGR
- a CDS encoding undecaprenyl-phosphate glucose phosphotransferase, which codes for MCAFAVGDMKGVSPNDDRKPQGAGSASDASRSLSPQLAEIASNGAPGKAYSPIVLAGLVRLFEFSMLLVCGLVIHEWHVAAIWGRSLDYYVVMPLMALTAVIILQSLGLYSTASFRAPVRDGLKVAAGWSLVFVVTLAAVFFFKLDDSFSRVWLLGWYASGLALLACERIALAFLVRMLTQQGKLDRRTVIVGGGELADPVLRELAAQDDGDLRILGVFDDRTDNRSPDVVAGYPKLGTVDDLVEFARHTRLDLVIFTLPISAETRLLQMLRKLWVLPIDIRLAAHTNKLRFRPRSYSYIGNVPVIDVFDKPIADWDVIVKSVFDKIVGTICLILLSPVMALTALAVKLDSRGPVLFKQVRYGFNNEKIEVYKFRSMYVDQLDHNAVKQVTKGDPRVTRVGRIIRKTSLDELPQLFNVVFKGNLSLVGPRPHAIVARAADHLYDDVVDGYFARHRVKPGLTGWAQINGWRGETDTPEKIQKRVECDLYYIENWSILLDIYILAMTPFALLKAENAY
- a CDS encoding polysaccharide biosynthesis/export family protein, whose translation is MANTVASHRAASKTFTLATAMIVIALLSGCAAPGNYQPELFAATAHEPYTLAAGDRLRVIVFGQDSLSNTYSVDGSGRIAMPLIGSVPVQGRDAQAVEREIAARLRNGFIREPRVSVEVEAFRPFFVLGEVTNAGQFPFVDGMTVRTAVAIAGGFSPRGYQGGADITRVIDGYPVTGRVPLDTPVRPGDTITVRERIF